From a single Raphanus sativus cultivar WK10039 unplaced genomic scaffold, ASM80110v3 Scaffold0448, whole genome shotgun sequence genomic region:
- the LOC108818351 gene encoding LOW QUALITY PROTEIN: protein BRASSINAZOLE-RESISTANT 1 (The sequence of the model RefSeq protein was modified relative to this genomic sequence to represent the inferred CDS: inserted 3 bases in 2 codons; deleted 2 bases in 2 codons), translating to MTSDGATSTTSAAAAAAAAAARRKPSWRERENNRRRERRRRAVAARYTQGXRAQGDYNLPKHCDNNEVLKALCSEAGWVVEEDGTTYRKGCKPLPGEIAGTSYPYSSQNQSPLSSAFQSPIPSYQVSPSSSSFPSPSRCEPNNNSSTFFPXLRNGGIPSSLPSLRISNSCPVTPPLSSPTSKNPKPLPNWDTIAKQSMANAKQSMASFNYPFYAVSAPASPTHHRQFHAPATIPECDESDASTVDSGHWISFQKFAQQQPFSGSVVPTSPTFNLVKPPVPQMMSPNAAAFQEIGQSSEFKFENSRVKPWEGEMIHDVGMEDLELTLGNGKARG from the exons ATGACGTCAGATGGAGCTACGTCGACAACATCAGCAGCAGCTGCAGCTGCAGCGGCAGCA GCAAGGAGGAAACCGTCgtggagagagagggagaacaatcggaggagagagaggaggagaagagcCGTGGCAGCGAGATATACACAGGG TAGAGCACAAGGCGATTACAATCTCCCAAAACATTGCGAT AACAATGAGGTCCTCAAGGCTCTCTGTTCTGAAGCTGGTTGGGTTGTTGAAGAAGATGGCACCACTTATCGCAAG GGATGCAAGCCTCTACCTGGTGAGATAGCTGGGACGTCGTATCCTTACTCATCTCAAAACCAAAGCCCTCTTTCTTCTGCCTTTCAAAGTCCCATTCCTTCTTACCAAGTCAGCCCTTCTTCCTCATCTTTCCCCAGTCCTTCTCGTTGTGAACCCAACAACAACAGCTCCACCTTCTTCC TCCTCCGAAACGGTGGCATTCCATCCTCTCTTCCTTCCCTCAGAATCTCAAACAGCTGCCCCGTCACTCCGCCGCTCTCATCTCCAACTTCCAAGAACCCTAAACCTTTACCCAACTGGGATACTATTGCTAAGCAGTCAATGGCCAACGCTAAACAATCAATGGCGTCTTTTAACTACCCTTTCTATGCGGTTTCTGCACCCGCTAGTCCCACTCATCATCGCCAGTTTCATGCTCCGGCTACTATACCTGAATGTGATGAGTCTGATGCGTCAACTGTTGACTCTGGTCATTGGATAAGCTTTCAGAAGTTTGCTCAACAGCAGCCTTTCTCTGGCTCTGTGGTGCCAACATCTCCTACCTTCAATCTTGTGAAACCCCCTGTGCCTCAGATGATGTCTCCAAATGCTGCTGCGTTTCAAGAGATTGGTCAAAGCTCTGAGTTTAAATTTGAGAATAGCCGAGTTAAGCCATGGGAAGGAGAGATGATACATGATGTTGGTATGGAGGATCTGGAGCTTACACTTGGAAACGGTAAGGCTCGTGGTTGA
- the LOC108818350 gene encoding LOW QUALITY PROTEIN: J domain-containing protein required for chloroplast accumulation response 1-like (The sequence of the model RefSeq protein was modified relative to this genomic sequence to represent the inferred CDS: substituted 1 base at 1 genomic stop codon), with translation MQTFPSSETVLLPSTSPPLLRNPSGDDVDIDFRDVFGGPPKRRSKVNELGRHSFSDTALRRLDFMVDNRALVPRDDLWDGSDEKPVFGEDTSIRRRFTADDFFDDIFGANGSSSSSPLPGSRILSPAQPIPHEAEPPARQVKATEIPTFGSATRSSSKSNETASSSPLSRTSDMAGSAAKSGPKVVVTGKGRQFHFSIYKWTNNGVPVVIWGSSRLSSMAKAEQTAPSDLQSTTFEKAGKDKAGVSGLSGLTEEKKTSQKRPGVQKVEEKTEIASTLKHAFSGDVLKAHEASVKPLHSCLDDKDERQGEDMVXEREVRKEKIKSKNMRSSAGDSRIKREAQDTRSSPMPDKASFASTAAAPEVGKDGVKGKVMDFVKIFSQGGESLGQSSRWRAPVTGIKKEGANTKETVNISDQQKKPIPEIPAMDRDQKPSQATQKKVPDRVSVNSNKPSGATEQELRQESSTTNTTSEDIDEPIHVNLLVEDITQDEKNDAEEIQNIDAKIRKWSSGKSGNIRSLLSTLQYILWPGSGWKAVPLMDLIEGNAVRKSYQRALLILHPDKLQQKGASDNQKYTADKVFELLQEAWDHFNTLGPV, from the exons ATGCAGACATTTCCAAGCTCAGAAACCGTTCTACTACCCTCGACCTCACCACCTCTGCTGCGTAATCCCAGCGGTGATGACGTGGACATCGATTTCAGGGATGTCTTCGGTGGTCCGCCTAAGAGACGGTCCAAAGTTAACGAACTCGGTCGACATAGCTTCAGTGATACAGCTCTCAGGCGGCTTGACTTCATGGTCGACAACAGAGCGCTGGTCCCGCGAGATGACCTTTGGGATGGAAGTGACGAGAAGCCTGTTTTCGGGGAAGACACATCCATCCGCCGTCGTTTCACCGCTGACGATTTCTTCGACGATATTTTTGGAGCGAATggatcttcatcatcatcaccacttCCGGGTTCCCGGATCCTTAGCCCGGCTCAGCCTATCCCTCACGAAGCCGAACCTCCTGCAAGACAAGTCAAAGCGACAGAGATTCCCACGTTTGGTTCAGCTACACGGAGTTCGAGCAAGAGCAATGAAACTGCCTCGAGCTCGCCTTTGTCAAGAACTTCCGATATGGCAGGCTCTGCTGCCAAATCAGGTCCAAAAGTCGTTGTTACTGGGAAAGGCAGGCAGTTTCACTTCTCCATCTACAAGTGGACTAATAATGGAGTTCCCGTTGTCATTTGGGGCAGTTCTAGATTGAGCTCTATGGCTAAAGCTGAGCAGACAGCACCGAGTGATTTGCAGTCTACTACTTTTGAGAAGGCTGGTAAAGATAAAGCAGGAGTTAGTGGGTTATCTGGTTTGACAGAGGAAAAGAAGACCTCGCAAAAGCGTCCTGGTGTTCAGAAAGTGGAGGAGAAAACAGAAATTGCTTCAACGTTGAAACATGCCTTCTCTGGGGATGTCTTGAAAGCGCATGAGGCTAGTGTGAAACCTCTACATTCATGTTTAGATGATAAGGATGAGAGGCAAG GTGAGGATATGGTGTGAGAGAGAGaagtgagaaaagaaaaaataaaatctaagaacatgCGAAGCTCTGCTGGAGATTCAAGAATCAAAAGGGAAGCACAAGACACCAGAAGTAGCCCGATGCCTGATAAAGCCAGCTTCGCAAGTACAGCCGCAGCACCAGAAGTTGGCAAAGATGGAGTCAAAGGAAAAGTGATGGACTTTGTTAAGATTTTTAGTCAAGGTGGGGAATCTCTTGGACAAAGCTCTAGATGGAGAGCTCCCGTCACTGGTATCAAGAAAGAGGGAGCTAATACCAAAGAAACTGTAAACATTTCTGATCAACAAAAGAAACCGATTCCAGAAATCCCAGCTATG GATCGTGACCAGAAACCTTCACAGGCAACTCAGAAAAAGGTTCCAGATCGAGTGAGTGTAAACAGTAATAAGCCTAGTGGTGCTACTGAGCAAGAGTTGAGGCAGGAATCCAGCACAA CAAATACTACCTCAGAAGATATAGACGAGCCCATCCATGTTAATCTCCTG GTGGAGGATATAACAcaagatgagaaaaatgatGCTGAAGAAATCCAG AACATCGATGCTAAAATCCGAAAGTGGTCAAGCGGAAAGAGTGGAAACATTCGGTCTCTCTTGTCCACGCTGCAGTAT ATTCTTTGGCCCGGGAGTGGATGGAAGGCGGTTCCACTTATGGACTTGATAGAAGGAAACGCTGTTCGAAAATCGTACCAGAGGGCGTTACTAATCCTTCATCCAGATAAGTTACAACAGAAGGGTGCTTCTGACAACCAGAAATACACGGCTGACAAAGTTTTCGAGTTATTAcag GAAGCATGGGACCATTTCAACACTCTCGGACCGGTTTAA
- the LOC130502209 gene encoding arabinosyltransferase RRA2: protein MAGRRGDRLHQVRGCRIAIAILVGILIGCICTVLFPDGFFNSGSSFTVNEQRLSQSTTSSKVGQASCESSERVKMLKSDFALISAKNAQLRKQVRELTEKVRLAEQDRENARKQVLVLGTEIKAGAFGTVKSLRTNPTVIPDESVNPRLAKLLEKVAVNKEIIVVLANSNVKPMLELQIASVKRVGIQNYLVVALDDSIEKFCQSNQVAYYTRDPDKAVDLVGKSGGSHAVSGLKFRVLREFLQLGYSVLLSDVDIVFLQNPFGHLYRDSDVESMSDGHDNSTAYGFDNGFDEPSMGWARYAHTMRIWVFNSGFFYLRPTLPSIELLDRVADTLSKEDAWDQAVFNEQLFYPSHPGYTGLHASKRVMDMYEFMNSKVLFKTVRKNRELKKLKPVIVHLNYHPDKLDRMQAVVEFYVNGKQDALDSFPDGSER from the exons ATGGCGGGTCGTAGAGGAGACAGACTCCATCAAGTCCGCGGATGTAGAATAGCGATCGCCATCCTCGTCGGAATCCTCATCGGCTGCATCTGCACCGTCTTGTTCCCAGATGGCTTCTTCAACTCGGGATCATCTTTTACAGTAAACGAGCAACGCCTTTCGCAATCAACGACCTCTTCTAAG GTTGGACAGGCTTCATGTGAGTCGTCTGAACGGGTCAAAATGCTCAAATCAGATTTTGCATTGATCTCTGCAAAGAACGCCCAGTTGAGGAAGCAGGTCAGAGAGCTTACGGAAAAGGTACGGTTAGCTGAACAAGATAGAGAGAATGCAAGGAAACAAGTCTTAGTTTTGGGAACTGAGATCAAGGCTGGAGCTTTTGGAACCGTCAAGAGTCTCAGAACTAACCCAACCGTGATCCCTGACGAGTCTGTTAACCCAAGACTAGCAAAGCTATTAGAGAAAGTAGCTGTTAATAAAGAGATCATTGTGGTTCTTGCAAATTCAAATGTGAAACCAATGTTGGAGTTGCAGATCGCTAGTGTAAAGAGAGTGGGTATACAGAACTACCTGGTTGTCGCGTTGGATGATTCCATAGAAAAGTTCTGTCAATCCAACCAAGTTGCGTATTACACTAGAGATCCAGATAAAGCGGTGGACCTGGTTGGGAAAAGCGGAGGCAGTCACGCTGTCTCAGGGCTGAAGTTCCGCGTCTTGAGGGAGTTCTTGCAGCTTGGTTATAGTGTTCTTCTCTCGGATGTGGACATTGTCTTTCTTCAGAACCCTTTTGGTCATCTCTACAGAGACTCTGACGTAGAGTCCATGAGCGATGGCCATGACAATAGCACAGCTTATGGGTTCGACAACGGGTTTGATGAACCATCCATGGGATGGGCTAGGTATGCTCACACGATGAGGATATGGGTTTTCAACTCCGGCTTCTTCTACCTTAGACCAACTCTTCCTTCAATCGAGCTACTCGATCGCGTGGCAGACACGCTCTCCAAGGAAGATGCATGGGACCAAGCGGTTTTTAATGAGCAACTCTTTTACCCTTCGCATCCCGGGTACACTGGCTTACACGCTTCAAAGAGAGTGATGGATATGTACGAGTTCATGAACAGTAAGGTCCTTTTCAAGACTGTGAGAAAGAATCGTGAACTGAAGAAATTGAAGCCGGTGATTGTTCATCTGAACTACCATCCGGATAAACTCGACCGAATGCAAGCCGTGGTGGAGTTTTATGTTAATGGCAAACAAGACGCCCTTGATAGCTTCCCAGATGGTTCTGAACGATAG
- the LOC130502210 gene encoding protein BUNDLE SHEATH DEFECTIVE 2, chloroplastic-like, translated as MPPLEPIRFLRNSVLVVLGGFVTINVVSAAAIGAFRLATEEKRKKRGSACVACRGKGFYICKVCKGNATIEWSPLYDPVCINPCLCPTCDGHRVQRCLNCLGKGYW; from the exons ATGCCGCCACTAGAACCGATTCGATTCTTGAGGAACAGTGTGCTCGTAGTTCTTGGTGGGTTTGTGACCATAAACGTGGTTTCCGCGGCAGCCATTGGTGCTTTTCGACTCGCTACAGAAGAGAAACGGAAGAAGAGGGGGTCGGCTTGTGTAGCGTGTCGTGGGAAAGGGTTTTACATATGCAAAGTGTGCAAAGGGAACGCAACGATTGAATGGTCGCCATTGTATGATCCCGTTTGTATCAATCCATGTCTTTGCCCTACTTGCGATGGTCACAG GGTACAAAGATGTCTCAACTGCTTAGGGAAGGGATACTGGTGA